The following coding sequences lie in one Yamadazyma tenuis chromosome 3, complete sequence genomic window:
- the mlh1 gene encoding DNA mismatch repair protein Mlh1 (COG:L; BUSCO:EOG092615IE; EggNog:ENOG503NUYJ) — MSAMTSEDTIGTGKIRKLDPLVVNKIAAGEIVIQPANALKELVENSIDAHSTMIDILVKDGGLKLLQITDNGDGIEKEDLGLLCERFATSKLAKFEDLESIATFGFRGEALASISHISRLSVITRSKSSTFPLAYKAYYINGKPAGQNFKGTNTEPKAIAGKEGTQLIVEDLFYNLPSRLSSIRSRNDEYLKILDVVGKYAVNSDGVGFSLKKHGDFQHALMTRPGMPLKERIRMVYGAECSNQLLDLEVNGDDTEGQYLDKFGMVKVKGAITNCNFNYRKKMQSIFFINQRLVSCDPLRRAIHSIYSIFLPKGFQPFVYISLELKPEILDVNIHPTKREVRFLHEEEIIEVIVTNVHKLLTSVDTSRTFKSQNLNSKRERQEEVEYSQVAKKYRQENKLVRVDVSQPRLNELLSHRNSGSANVSKQGLRSSEHGSNELFVTEEANEEIQTETLYPVCDEVSKSDDDSNLKHDTVDSEVQLEEAHLEEVQLEEAQLEEVQLQEVFDSESQLEKDKDIDQSPAAVLVVDYKDIEEVSPDEGSIAPPEQETGENSHTASPVEDLSIDETFTSRKQLRDKFINSATRAPSLPTSESDDETRLADTKSASSDDSDIHLEIERITFPDTMVVTGRKRVSQTLDSVIELRTSVTESTNIELTNIISKSSYIGLVDEYKRLCCFQHDVRLYLCDYSALLFEFYYQVALSEFCNYGIVELSEPVCLEEQLQSLHELDTTIPLQDAQSMIQEIFNMKDMFGEYFSMNFEKTDNKHYIVSLPMLVKDIMPCLNKLPFFLYKLATKINYEDEQKCLQGIMKQISLLYLPEIVEEEDSDESTRAETNKFLSETIFPLLRTHFKAPSSLSANITQIADLPGLYRIFERC, encoded by the coding sequence ATGTCTGCGATGACCAGTGAAGATACAATTGGCACCGGCAAGATCAGAAAACTTGACCCGTTGGTTGTGAACAAGATAGCAGCAGGAGAAATTGTAATCCAGCCAGCCAACGCGTTgaaggagttggtggagaaTTCTATAGATGCCCATTCCACCATGATCGATATCCTAGTCAAAGATGGAGGGTTGaaacttctccaaatcaCCGATAATGGCGACGGAATTGAGAAGGAAGACTTGGGGCTTTTGTGTGAACGGTTTGCCACGTCgaagttggccaagtttgAGGACTTGGAATCGATTGCAACCTTTGGATTCAGAGGTGAGGCTTTAGCATCGATATCCCACATCTCGCGTTTATCAGTGATTACCAGGAGCAAAAGCAGTACTTTCCCACTCGCGTACAAGGCATACTATATCAACGGGAAACCAGCTGGACAGAACTTCAAAGGAACTAACACAGAGCCTAAGGCCATTGCTGGGAAAGAGGGAACTCAACTTATAGTGGAAGACTTGTTTTACAATCTTCCTTCGAGATTGAGCTCCATACGATCTCGCAACGatgagtacttgaagatattggaCGTGGTGGGGAAGTATGCGGTGAATAGCGATGGTGTTGGATTtagcttgaagaaacatGGGGATTTCCAACATGCTTTGATGACTCGTCCCGGCATGCCTCTCAAAGAAAGAATAAGAATGGTGTACGGAGCCGAGTGTTCGAACCAGTTACTTGATCTTGAGgtcaatggtgatgatacTGAAGGCCAGTATTTGGACAAGTTCGGAATGGTTAAAGTTAAAGGTGCAATCACCAACTGTAATTTCAACTACAGAAAGAAGATGCAGTCTATATTTTTCATTAACCAGAGACTTGTGTCGTGTGATCCTCTTCGAAGAGCTATTCACTCGATCTACCTGATCTTTTTACCAAAAGGGTTTCAACCGTTTGTATATATAAGTCTTGAGTTGAAACCTGAAATACTTGATGTGAACATTCATCCCACTAAAAGAGAAGTGAGATTTTTGCATGAAGAGGAGATAATCGAGGTGATAGTGACAAATGTGCATAAGCTTCTCACGAGCGTTGACACTTCTCGGACTTTTAAGTCTCAGAATTTGAACTCAAAGAGAGAAAGGCAGGAAGAGGTCGAGTATTCTCAGGTGGCCAAAAAGTACAGACAGGAGAATAAGTTGGTTAGAGTGGATGTCAGTCAGCCTCGTTTGAATGAATTGTTGTCACATCGAAATTCAGGGTCTGCTAATGTGTCCAAGCAGGGTTTACGATCTCTGGAGCATGGCTCAAATGAGTTGTTTGTGACGGAAGAAGCAAATGAAGAGATACAAACAGAGACGTTGTATCCCGTTTGTGATGAGGTTTCTAAGTCAGATGATGATTCCAATTTGAAGCACGACACAGTTGATTCTGAAGTGCAGTTAGAGGAAGCGCATTTAGAAGAAGTGCAGTTAGAGGAAGCGCAGTTAGAAGAAGTGCAGTTACAAGAAGTATTTGATTCTGAATCTCAATTAGAAAAGGACAAAGATATCGATCAGTCACCTGCAGCAGTGTTAGTTGTTGACTAcaaagatattgaagaagtactGCCTGACGAAGGATCTATAGCTCCTCCAGAACAGGAGACAGGCGAGAATTCCCACACTGCCAGTCCAGTTGAGGACCTAAGTATCGATGAAACCTTCACCTCAAGAAAACAACTCAGAGATAAATTTATCAATTCAGCTACTAGAGCCCCCTCATTACCAACCAGTGAATCAGACGATGAAACTCGACTTGCTGATACAAAAAGTGCGTCTTCAGATGACTCGGACATACACTTAGAAATAGAAAGGATCACCTTCCCGGACACAATGGTGGTAACCGGCCGGAAACGAGTTCTGCAGACTTTGGACAGTGTAATTGAGTTGAGAACATCGGTAACAGAGTCTACAAATATCGAACTCACAAACATTATAAGCAAAAGTTCATATATTGGGCTTGTCGACGAATACAAACGACTCTGCTGCTTCCAACACGATGTGAGGCTCTATCTTTGTGACTACTCCGCGTTACTTTTCGAATTTTATTACCAAGTAGCATTAAGTGAGTTTTGCAATTATGGTATAGTCGAACTTTCAGAACCGGTTTGTTTAGAAGAACAGCTCCAAAGTCTCCACGAACTTGATACCACTATCCCACTTCAAGATGCTCAGAGCATGATACAAGAAATTTTCAACATGAAAGACATGTTTGGAGAGTATTTTCTGATGAATTTCGAGAAGACTGACAACAAGCATTACATTGTTTCACTACCAATGCTTGTCAAAGATATTATGCCCTGTTTAAACAAGCTTCCTTTTTTCTTGTATAAGCTTGCAACAAAAATCAACTACGAAGACGAGCAAAAGTGTCTCCAAGGAATCATGAAACAAATTTCTTTACTATATTTGCCTGAGATAGtggaggaagaagactCAGACGAGTCAACAAGAGCAGAAACAAATAAATTTCTCTCCGAAACGATTTTTCCCCTTCTAAGAACCCATTTCAAAGCCCCAAGCTCGTTGTCGGCAAACATAACGCAAATAGCCGACTTACCGGGCTTATATAGGATATTCGAAAGATGCTAA
- the TGL3 gene encoding triacylglycerol lipase (COG:I; EggNog:ENOG503NWZF) has protein sequence MLKKILQRYLLPIITFIFNHTPSFIWALVEFLLDVFFFWVKKIYSVYYSKDSLKEYLDQLKNVRTYNEWKKTVVEIDKITNLDLWRQNFISKHYDYVLIDERTKQLRRARINNDAPLLMSLLRGGLLRNFGGIAQKKLYLKSYMGTKFKIEEYIAEVLDCVNYLHDSLNSEKDTRNTEYIMNSKQLTLDFFHDARQSFGSTALILQGGSLFGLCHLGVVKALYFKGLLPRIFGGSAVGAAVASLVCCLTDDELIPILISIADVMGNVDRLNHDVDERYGNVLENVIKKGYSQEILLFLKFVRDTIGDLTFEEAYLKTEKILNIAIHPTDQSVPSLLNYITSPNVIIWTAIYASIGTGVLSDDVQLYVKDFNNKVVLQSPNLNVRFLKPQDVSYSQRYFSSSSSSRHSSKDDLSSETYSDSHYHLKAKSAYTRLTELFNVNHFITSLVRPYLAPLISNDLKHHTEYGRTKYHRVTNQVKEDLVADTDDQLQYKNDINEAYVKDSGFTVVKHMKNVFGMEVKHRLEVINKLGLLPDTIKRLVIDEKPSNPQSLASIREITIVPELRYLVKDFGRVFDVHKTMENIPYWVLVGERSVWPLFPLIWSRCAIEFALDDLYNIHRKKF, from the coding sequence ATGCTCAAGAAAATACTTCAGCGGTACTTGTTACCtatcatcaccttcattttcaatcacACGCCTTCTTTTATTTGGGCGTTAGTGGAGTTTCTCCTCGATGTGTTTTTCTTCTGGGTCAAGAAAATATATCTGGTTTACTACAGCAAAGATTCCCTTAAAGAGTACTTGGACCAACTAAAGAACGTAAGGACCTACAACGAGTGGAAGAAAACCGTGGTCGAAATCGATAAAATCACAAATCTCGATTTGTGGAGACAGAATTTCATATCAAAGCATTACGATTATGTGTTAATTGACGAGAGAACCAAGCAGTTGAGAAGAGCAAGAATCAATAACGACGCTCCACTTTTGATGTCACTCTTAAGAGGAGGTCTTCTACGGAATTTTGGGGGTATTGCTCAGAAGAAGCTTTATCTCAAGTCGTACATGGGAACCAAATttaaaattgaagagtaCATCGCCGAAGTATTGGACTGTGTGAATTACTTGCACGATAGTCTCAACTCGGAAAAAGATACCAGAAATACCGAATATATCATGAATAGCAAGCAGTTGACGTTGGACTTCTTCCACGATGCTCGTCAATCATTTGGTAGCACGGCTTTAATTCTTCAAGGTGGTTCGCTTTTTGGTTTATGCCATTTGGGGGTGGTGAAGGCGTTATATTTCAAGGGCCTTTTGCCCCGTATCTTTGGAGGTAGTGCTGTGGGAGCGGCAGTGGCTTCATTAGTATGCTGTTTGACTGACGATGAGTTGATTCCCATTTTGATTTCCATTGCTGATGTTATGGGTAACGTGGACCGTTTAAACCATGATGTAGATGAAAGATACGGAAATGTGTTGGAAAATGTGATCAAGAAAGGCTACTCTCAGGAAATCTTGTTGTTCCTCAAGTTTGTACGAGATACTATTGGAGACTTGACTTTTGAAGAGGCGTACTTGAAGACGGAGAAGATTCTCAATATCGCTATCCACCCCACCGACCAGTCAGTTCCTTCATTGCTCAACTATATTACCTCACCCAATGTGATTATATGGACGGCAATCTATGCTTCTATTGGTACGGGAGTTCTTTCTGACGATGTGCAATTGTATGTTAAAGATTTTAACAACAAAGTAGTTCTTCAGTCTCCAAACCTCAACGTGAGGTTCTTGAAACCACAAGACGTCAGCTACTCCCAGCGGTACTTTTCctcgtcatcatcgtcaagACACAGTTCGAAGGATGACCTTCTGTCAGAGACTTACTCTGACTCCCACTACCACTTGAAGGCGAAATCGGCGTACACAAGGCTTACGGAGCTATTCAACGTCAACCatttcatcaccagtttAGTACGGCCGTACTTGGCaccattgatttccaacGACTTGAAACATCACACCGAGTATGGTAGAACCAAGTACCATAGAGTCACCAACCAAGTGAAAGAAGACTTAGTGGCGGACACAGACGACCAGCTCCAATACAAAAATGACATCAACGAAGCGTATGTGAAAGACTCTGGGTTTACAGTGGTCAAACATATGAAGAATGTCTTTGGAATGGAGGTAAAACATCGTCTTGAAGTTATCAACAAACTTGGTTTACTTCCAGATACTATTAAACGACttgttattgatgaaaagcCTTCGAACCCCCAGTCACTTGCCAGTATCAGGGAAATAACTATTGTTCCTGAATTGAGATACTTGGTGAAAGATTTCGGGAGAGTGTTTGATGTTCACAAAACCATGGAGAACATTCCCTATTGGGTTTTGGTAGGTGAAAGATCTGTTTGGCCGTTGTTTCCATTGATATGGTCAAGATGTGCTATTGAGTTTGCTTTGGATGACTTATATAATATACATAGGAAAAAGTTTTAA
- a CDS encoding uncharacterized protein (COG:C; EggNog:ENOG503NXD3) — protein sequence MSTLLTTPTVPLGYPPQHYDTNFGSECIDMLAKDDNDNNKASESPIINCMIAGGLGGMVGDTSMHSLDTVKTRQQGFMQNLKYKNMIPAFTTILKEEGFFRGLYGGYSPAILGSLPSTAAFFGMYEYSKRTLIKDLRMNETLAYFLAGILGDLASSVFYVPSEVLKTRLQLQGRYNNPYTKGSGYNYKGLVDAVKTIHRVEGSRTFVFGYKETLFRDLPFSALQFAFYERFRQLAIFYNDSEDLSIGAELLSGASAGGLAGVLTTPLDVIKTRIQTATEASTSAVQMSTIKALRSIYHTEGVLGMFYGVGPRFIWTGIQSSIMLLLYQVSLKKIDSMLVSKGALE from the coding sequence ATGTCTACTTTGTTAACAACCCCAACTGTACCCCTAGGGTACCCGCCGCAACATTATGACACAAATTTCGGGTCTGAATGCATTGATATGCTTGCTAAAGACGACAATGATAACAATAAAGCGTCCGAATCGCCTATAATAAACTGTATGATAGCTGGAGGTTTAGGAGGTATGGTTGGTGATACATCCATGCACTCACTAGATACCGTCAAAACCAGACAGCAGGGGTTCATGCAGAATTTAAAGTATAAGAATATGATTCCGGCCTTCACGACGATTctaaaagaagaaggatttTTTAGAGGCCTTTATGGTGGATACTCTCCTGCAATTTTGGGGTCCTTACCTTCAACTGCTGCATTTTTCGGGATGTACGAGTACTCCAAGCGGACCCTCATCAAGGACTTGCGCATGAATGAAACTTTGGCGTACTTTTTGGCAGGCATACTTGGAGATTTAGCTTCGAGCGTATTTTATGTGCCATcagaggtgttgaaaacCAGACTTCAATTGCAAGGCCGGTACAATAACCCGTATACAAAGGGAAGCGGCTACAACTACAAGGGTCTTGTGGATGCCGTGAAAACCATCCATCGAGTAGAAGGATCTCGTACGTTTGTTTTTGGGTATAAGGAAACTCTTTTCAGAGATTTGCCATTCAGTGCCTTGCAATTTGCATTCTACGAGAGATTTCGGCAGTTGGCCATTTTTTACAACGACAGTGAAGATTTGTCGATTGGTGCTGAATTGTTAAGTGGTGCATCAGCTGGTGGTCTTGCTGGTGTGCTCACCACCCCATTAGACGTGATAAAAACTCGAATACAAACGGCTACCGAAGCGTCGACTTCAGCTGTGCAAATGTCAACCATCAAAGCATTGCGTTCAATCTACCACACTGAAGGGGTTCTTGGGATGTTCTATGGAGTGGGTCCAAGATTCATCTGGACGGGTATCCAAAGTTCGATCATGCTTTTATTGTATCAGGTATCGTTAAAGAAGATCGATTCCATGTTGGTGAGCAAGGGGGCTTTAGAATAA
- a CDS encoding uncharacterized protein (BUSCO:EOG092634ZL; EggNog:ENOG503NU7K; COG:S), whose translation MSKRASTYEVAQQYDGYRKKLKDDAHLAYQGKAGSMILKHLTELHDLFANVKSSSKMAVYHSDSQALSETSAYASINARNLKFGDLGVALNSEEFVHKLKLYLGRTKQEPQEETEEEYVDSNLMEEKFNGFSWLKLGLLYYKTSNKPIPMEFLNGPLESEKRVINRSRRVDDTRGLTSTTAQQVTANDLETDTQNTATIVRSVFAEIRKKQKGNSDAINFFKFFIDPTSFSQSVENLFFTSFLIRDGRLRLFKDGNGIPMITSVGIASPGDLMHEERGEKNSHHIASFDYFTWQTLIEKYNITEGYLGHRDVEGEVWDQADDDDDDDNEDDDEDADNDEDEANQSSTPRPDFHEDEDIE comes from the coding sequence ATGCTGAAGAGAGCCAGCACGTATGAGGTCGCTCAGCAGTACGATGGGTACagaaagaagttgaaagacGATGCTCATTTGGCGTATCAGGGTAAGGCCGGGTCCATGATTTTAAAGCATCTAACAGAGCTTCACGACTTGTTTGCAAACGTGAAGagttcttccaaaatggCTGTTTACCACTCTGATTCCCAGGCGTTGAGTGAAACATCAGCGTACGCATCCATAAATGCCAGGAATCTCAAGTTCGGTGATTTGGGGGTAGCGTTAAACTCAGAAGAATTTGTTcacaaactcaagttgTATTTGGGAAGAACTAAGCAAGAGCCACAGGAGGAAACAGAAGAGGAATATGTGGATTCCAACCTCATGGAAGAGAAGTTCAACGGTTTCAGCTGGTTGAAGTTAGGTCTCTTATACTACAAAACCAGTAACAAACCAATACCAATGGAGTTTTTAAATGGGCCTTTGGAGTCTGAAAAAAGAGTGATTAATAGAAGCCGTCGAGTCGATGACACCCGTGGGTTGACCCTGACCACCGCTCAGCAGGTGACTGCAAATGACCTAGAAACTGATACACAAAACACTGCTACGATAGTACGGTCGGTATTTGCTGAGATCCGAAAAAAGCAGAAAGGAAATTCTGATGCCAttaacttcttcaagttcttcattGATCCTACGTCTTTCTCACAGTCGGTTGAAAACTTGTTCTTCACGAGTTTCTTGATCCGAGACGGGAGGTTGAGACTCTTTAAAGATGGTAATGGAATCCCTATGATCACAAGTGTGGGTATTGCTTCTCCAGGAGATCTTATGCATGAGGAAAGAGGTGAGAAAAACTCACATCACATTGCATCTTTTGACTATTTTACATGGCAGACTCTTATAGAGAAGTATAACATAACCGAAGGGTACCTTGGTCATAgagatgttgaaggtgaagtCTGGGACCAGgcagatgatgatgatgatgatgataatgaagatgatgatgaagatgctgataatgatgaagatgaagcaAACCAGCTGTCCACCCCCAGACCCGATTTCCACGAGGATGAGGATATTGAATGA
- a CDS encoding uncharacterized protein (EggNog:ENOG503P5MA; COG:S), giving the protein MIGTACLVNKDLTKQTPKRSQVIYISFSNLLEFYTKACKKNGVDLSRESNFHFIDCFTDLFTKHITNPENASSQTSKLFSFIIKQLSMVPGVNKIVFIENPEILLTATSISSVELSNSLVKLNRLCRNLFVISCHTSPQIVDIHSKEAYDPNFKTSDFLVKLHQRAHLNIYLEPLTTGRAKDITGILTVSKGPLPFESSIIIDEKSYTYNVTKESNIKLYFR; this is encoded by the exons ATGA TTGGAACCGCCTGTTTGGTTAACAAAGACCTCACCAAACAAActccaaaaagaagtcAGGTGATCTACATATCGTTCTCTAATTTGCTAGAGTTCTATACTAAAGCATGTAAGAAGAACGGGGTTGACTTATCTAGAGAGTCCAATTTTCATTTCATTGACTGCTTCACTGATTTATTCACCAAGCACATAACCAATCCTGAAAACGCTTCGTCACAAACTTCAAAGTTGTTCAGCTTCATTATCAAACAACTACTGATGGTTCCAGGTGTAAACAAGATTGTATTTATCGAAAACCCCGAGATCTTATTGACTGCTACAAGCATATCCAGTGTTGAACTATCCAACTCTCTTGTCAAACTCAACCGCTTATGTCGAAACTTATTTGTGATATCGTGCCATACAAGTCCTCAGATCGTGGATATCCACTCAAAGGAGGCTTACGATCCTAACTTCAAGACTTCAGACTTTCTAGTGAAATTGCACCAAAGAGCTCATTTGAACATCTACTTAGAGCCTCTAACAACAGGAAGAGCTAAAGACATCACTGGAATCTTGACAGTTTCAAAGGGACCGCTTCCATTTGAGTCTAGTATCATAATCGATGAGAAAAGCTACACCTACAACGTTACGAAAGAATCGAATATCAAATTATATTTCCGTTAG
- the QRI7 gene encoding Mitochondrial tRNAs modification protein (EggNog:ENOG503P0XE; COG:H), whose translation MLQDFCAKNGLDSVPPDLICCTRGPGMVGSLSVSLQLAKGLAIAWNKPLIGVNHMLGHILVSKLTSTPQYPFLSLLVSGGHTMLVHSKSISDHEILIDTCDIAVGDSIDKCARQIGLKGNLLGKELEEYVDSIPECVKLQLDEISTETRNNEFNFQLKLPLRGPHNKAIPDELQFTFAPFLSTIQHYMKNHSLDEGSKQFIAYKTQNHLFEHIIDRVNVALEKHGVVETIRTKGDSKFQGVRDLVFSGGVASNKTFRKLLQKGLNTKLLGAEPDSFSFHFPDISLCTDNAVMIGVAGIDIFENLKIKTDMSVLPIRKWPMNELLTVDGWIKVSEDEVNEVTCK comes from the coding sequence ATGTTACAAGATTTCTGTGCTAAAAACGGTCTTGATTCTGTTCCTCCAGATCTCATTTGTTGCACCAGAGGACCAGGTATGGTGGGATCTTTATCTGTAAGTCTCCAGCTTGCCAAAGGGCTTGCAATAGCATGGAATAAACCGTTGATCGGAGTAAACCATATGCTAGGGCATATTTTGGTTTCAAAGCTTACATCTACCCCACAATACCCGTTTTTAAGTTTACTCGTGAGCGGAGGCCACACCATGCTAGTACACCTGAAATCAATATCAGACCATGAAATTTTGATCGATACTTGTGATATTGCTGTGGGCGACTCTATCGACAAGTGTGCACGGCAGATTGGTTTGAAGGGCAATCTTTTGGGaaaagagttggaagaatATGTGGACTCGATTCCCGAATGTGTCAAGTTGCAGCTTGATGAGATATCAACAGAAACTCGAAACAATGAGTTCAATTTCCAGCTCAAGTTGCCTTTGAGAGGTCCACATAACAAGGCGATTCCCGACGAGCTCCAGTTCACATTTGCACCATTTTTAAGCACCATTCAGCATTATATGAAAAACCACTCATTAGATGAAGGCTCGAAGCAGTTCATTGCGTACAAAACTCAAAATCACTTATTTGAGCACATTATCGACAGAGTGAACGTAGCTCTAGAGAAGCATGGAGTGGTGGAAACCATCAGAACCAAAGGAGATTCTAAGTTCCAAGGTGTACGAgatttggtgttttcaGGTGGAGTAGCATCCAATAAAACATTCAGGAAGTTACTACAAAAGGGCCTTAACACCAAACTTTTAGGAGCAGAGCCCGATTCTTTCTCCTTCCACTTTCCGGATATCTCTTTGTGCACCGACAATGCAGTTATGATTGGGGTGGCAGGAATCGATATATTCGAGAACCTTAAGATTAAGACTGACATGAGCGTGTTGCCCATTCGAAAATGGCCCATGAACGAATTATTAACGGTTGATGGGTGGATCAAGGTTCTGGAAGACGAAGTAAACGAAGTGACATGTAAATAG